One part of the Odontesthes bonariensis isolate fOdoBon6 chromosome 15, fOdoBon6.hap1, whole genome shotgun sequence genome encodes these proteins:
- the aldh9a1a.1 gene encoding 4-trimethylaminobutyraldehyde dehydrogenase A yields MAQSILDMMPGASTGTVAVTDPLNFWAGKRVQPRQQKNAEPVFEPATGRVLCQLVPCGAEEVEEAIESAHSAYLKWSKMAGMERARVMLEAARLIRERREKIAKLEVINNGKSITEALVDIDSAWQCIEYYAGLAGTLAGQHIQLPGGAFAYTRREPLGVCVGIGAFNYPFQIASCKSAPALACGNAMVFKPSPMTPLTAVILAEIYKEAGVPDGLFCVVQGGAETGTLLCHHSKVAKLSFTGSVATGKKVMEMSARGVKQVTLELGGKSPLIIFKDCDLENAVKGALMANFLTQGQVCCNGTRVFVQKEILPQFFEKVVKRTKAISVGDPLLDSTRMGALISKAQLDKVLGFVSQAKEEGARVLCGGEPVVPNEPKLKGGYFMSPCILDNCRDDMTCVKEEIFGPVMSVLPFDTEEEVIQRANNTTFGLASGVFTRDISRAHRVAENLEAGTCFINNYNIMPIEVPFGGYKMSGFGRENGQVTIEYYSQLKTVVVEMGNVEEYF; encoded by the exons ATGGCGCAGTCTATCCTGGACATGATGCCCGGGGCCTCCACGGGGACCGTGGCGGTCACGGACCCGCTGAACTTCTGGGCTGGGAAACGGGTCCAACCCAGGCAGCAGAAGAACGCCGAGCCCGTGTTCGAACCTGCAACCG GGCGTGTGCTGTGTCAGTTGGTGCCCTGTGGAGCTGAGGAGGTGGAGGAAGCCATAGAGAGTGCCCACTCCGCCTACCTGAAATGGAGCAAAATGGCAGGAATGGAGAGGGCTCGGGTGATGCTGGAGGCCGCCCGCCTCATCAGG gaaagaaggGAGAAAATTGCAAAGCTGGAAGTGATCAACAACGGCAAGTCCATCACTGAAGCTCTAGTGGACATTGATAGTGCCTGGCAGTGCATTGAGTACTATGCAGGCCTGGCTGGTACACTCGCAG GTCAGCACATCCAGCTGCCAGGCGGGGCGTTCGCTTACACAAGGAGGGAGCCTCTGGGTGTATGCGTGGGCATCGGGGCATTTAACTACCCCTTCCAGATTGCATCGTGCAAGTCGGCTCCTGCTTTGGCATGTG GTAATGCCATGGTCTTTAAGCCCTCCCCCATGACTCCCCTGACTGCTGTCATCCTGGCTGAGATCTACAAAGAGGCAGGGGTCCCTGATGGGCTCTTCTGTGTGGTCCAAGGCGGAGCAGAGACTGGCACCTTGCTCTGCCATCACTCCAAAGTTGCTAAACTCTCTTTCACTGGCAGTGTTGCCACAGGCAAAAAG GTCATGGAAATGTCTGCAAGAGGGGTGAAGCAGGTGACTCTGGAGCTTGGAGGGAAATCTCCCCTCATTATCTTCAAAGACTGTGATCTGGAGAACGCAGTCAAGGGAGCACTCATGGCAAACTTCCTCACACAGGGGCAG GTGTGCTGCAATGGGACCAGAGTGTTTGTGCAGAAAGAGATCCTGCCACAGTTCTTTGAGAAAGTGGTCAAGCGGACCAAGGCCATCTCTGTGGGTGACCCACTGCTGGACAGCACCCGGATGGGAGCGCTGATCAGCAAGGCCCAGCTGGACAAAGTGCTGGGCTTTGTCAGTCAGGCCAAGGAAGAG GGAGCCAGAGTGCTTTGTGGAGGAGAGCCAGTCGTTCCCAACGAGCCCAAGCTGAAGGGGGGCTATTTCATGTCCCCGTGTATCCTTG ACAACTGCAGAGACGACATGACCTGTGTGAAGGAGGAGATTTTTGGACCGGTCATGTCCGTCCTACCTTTTGACACGGAGGAAGAAGTGATCCAGAGGGCCAACAACACCACCTTTGGATTGGCTTCTGGCGTCTTCACCAG GGATATTTCTCGAGCACATCGTGTGGCTGAGAACCTGGAGGCTGGCACCTGCTTCATCAATAACTACAACATCATGCCCATAGAAGTGCCGTTCGGAGGATACAAGATGTCAG GCTTCGGCAGAGAGAACGGCCAGGTGACCATCGAATACTACTCCCAACTGAAGACTGTGGTTGTAGAAATGGGCAACGTAGAGGAGTACTTCTAA